The Pseudomonas azadiae genome contains a region encoding:
- a CDS encoding Fic family protein: MQVGFKVLADRYRIALAQPLRVESVIGTTRMSHESNGRVERKYPVSYQPSDDFAGHFEFGLKYEEIHLEFLARLFAAAGPEPVEVWCRKTPFGQYARRTGFLYEWLTGRHLDVPDVANGGYVDAVSAQHYLTRVEPLRIRRWRINDNLPGVPAFCPLVRRTEAVQEALQFDLGAALRELNQTFGPDILMRTASWLTFKESRASFLIEREADKADRIQRFAHVIAKYCGHIEDPLSNETLHRLQAGILGEDALGLGLRRSPVFVGQATMREDIVHYIAPPFEGLTQLLDGLKAFELATRGAEPLARAAAIAFAFVYIHPMRDGNGRIHRFLINDTLIRDKAVPDGVILPVSATITSSLDFRARYDRTLEVFSRPFIQRYAASYRFGELAVYEDGTRSNLVFDDYEDAQFAWRYPDLTEHVLYTAQVVAHTVRTEMADEARALIIFQRAQERLKEVLEMPDQDANRVIRSLKENGWQVSVKLKKAYPQLDAAPLAERVVEAVRSAFEERESDSGDE, translated from the coding sequence ATGCAAGTAGGTTTCAAGGTACTCGCGGACCGCTACCGTATCGCGCTTGCGCAGCCCCTACGCGTCGAATCGGTGATTGGCACTACCCGCATGAGCCACGAGAGCAATGGACGGGTTGAACGCAAGTATCCCGTCAGCTACCAACCGTCAGACGACTTTGCAGGGCATTTCGAGTTTGGCCTCAAGTACGAAGAAATCCACCTCGAATTCCTCGCGCGCCTGTTTGCCGCCGCTGGCCCTGAGCCAGTCGAAGTCTGGTGTCGGAAAACACCCTTTGGTCAATACGCCCGCCGTACCGGATTCCTGTACGAGTGGCTGACCGGAAGGCATCTTGATGTGCCCGATGTCGCCAATGGCGGCTATGTCGATGCTGTTTCGGCCCAGCATTACCTGACCCGCGTTGAGCCACTGCGGATACGGCGCTGGCGCATTAACGATAACCTTCCCGGTGTGCCAGCGTTCTGCCCTCTGGTCCGTCGTACTGAAGCCGTGCAAGAAGCGCTGCAGTTTGATCTCGGCGCGGCACTGCGCGAGCTGAACCAAACCTTTGGCCCCGATATCCTGATGCGTACGGCCAGTTGGCTGACGTTCAAAGAGTCGCGTGCCAGCTTTCTGATCGAGAGAGAAGCAGACAAAGCCGACAGGATCCAGCGGTTTGCCCACGTGATCGCCAAGTACTGTGGCCATATCGAGGATCCGTTGAGCAACGAAACCCTGCACAGGCTGCAAGCCGGCATCCTGGGTGAGGACGCGCTCGGGTTGGGCTTGCGCCGCTCGCCGGTCTTCGTGGGGCAGGCGACGATGCGCGAAGACATCGTGCACTACATTGCGCCGCCATTCGAGGGGCTGACGCAACTGCTCGACGGTTTGAAAGCATTCGAGTTGGCCACGCGGGGAGCCGAGCCGTTGGCGCGGGCAGCGGCAATCGCTTTCGCTTTTGTGTATATCCACCCCATGCGGGACGGCAATGGTCGGATCCATCGCTTTCTGATCAACGATACGTTGATCCGTGATAAGGCGGTGCCGGATGGCGTGATCCTGCCGGTATCCGCCACGATCACCAGTTCGCTTGATTTCCGGGCGCGTTATGATCGGACACTCGAAGTGTTTTCGCGGCCATTCATACAACGCTACGCCGCGTCCTATCGGTTTGGCGAACTTGCCGTCTACGAGGATGGCACCCGCAGCAACCTGGTCTTCGACGATTACGAGGACGCGCAATTCGCGTGGCGCTATCCCGACTTGACCGAGCACGTCCTGTATACGGCACAGGTTGTGGCGCATACGGTTCGTACAGAAATGGCCGATGAAGCGCGTGCGTTGATCATTTTTCAGCGCGCCCAGGAGCGGCTCAAGGAAGTGCTGGAAATGCCGGACCAGGACGCAAACCGCGTCATTCGCTCTCTCAAGGAAAATGGCTGGCAGGTATCGGTGAAATTGAAGAAAGCCTATCCGCAGCTGGACGCCGCTCCCTTGGCCGAACGGGTTGTGGAAGCAGTGCGATCTGCGTTTGAAGAACGAGAGTCGGATAGCGGCGACGAATGA
- a CDS encoding amino acid ABC transporter permease, translating into MNQTPAERLEIERKLSENQFDITQYEHVPRRYYGRMFFATLIVIALAALLRAFANGQIEWSYIGQFLTSEAILWGLANTIIMSILAMALGVVIGVITAIMRMSANPILRYVAITYTWLFRGTPLILQLLLWFNLALIFPVIAIPGVFSIDTVDLMTPFVAALLGLSINQGAYTAEVVRAGLLSVDTGQYEAAKSIGMPSLQALRRIILPQAMRVIIPPVGNEFISMVKMTSLASVIQYSELLHNAQNIYYANARVMELLMVAGIWYLAVVTVLSFGQSRLERRFARGAGKRS; encoded by the coding sequence ATGAACCAAACCCCGGCCGAGCGCTTGGAGATAGAGCGCAAGCTGTCCGAGAACCAGTTCGATATCACCCAGTACGAGCATGTGCCGCGGCGGTATTACGGGCGGATGTTCTTTGCCACGTTGATTGTGATTGCGTTGGCGGCGCTGTTGCGTGCGTTTGCCAATGGCCAGATCGAATGGTCCTACATCGGCCAGTTCCTCACGTCCGAGGCGATCCTGTGGGGTCTGGCCAATACCATCATCATGTCGATCCTGGCGATGGCGCTGGGCGTGGTGATCGGGGTGATCACGGCGATCATGCGCATGTCGGCCAACCCGATTCTGCGCTATGTGGCCATCACCTACACCTGGCTGTTTCGCGGCACGCCGCTGATTTTGCAGTTGCTGCTGTGGTTCAACCTGGCGTTGATCTTCCCGGTGATCGCGATTCCGGGCGTGTTCAGCATCGACACCGTCGACCTGATGACGCCGTTCGTGGCCGCCCTGCTCGGGCTGAGTATCAACCAGGGCGCGTACACCGCCGAGGTGGTGCGCGCCGGGCTGTTGTCGGTGGACACCGGCCAGTACGAAGCCGCCAAGTCGATCGGTATGCCGAGCCTGCAGGCGCTGCGTAGGATCATTCTGCCGCAGGCCATGCGCGTGATCATTCCGCCGGTAGGCAACGAGTTCATCAGCATGGTGAAAATGACCAGCCTGGCCAGCGTGATCCAGTACTCGGAGCTGCTGCACAACGCGCAAAACATTTACTACGCCAACGCGCGGGTCATGGAGCTGCTGATGGTGGCGGGCATCTGGTACCTGGCGGTGGTGACGGTTCTTTCATTTGGTCAAAGCCGCCTCGAGCGTCGTTTTGCCCGCGGCGCCGGCAAGCGTTCGTAA
- a CDS encoding ABC transporter substrate-binding protein, whose product MKTLFIPTLLAGLMASSCVFAALPQAIKDKGEISAAIVPNYPPMDFKDPATNTLTGFDYDLGNALAERLGVKIKWQETGFEQMLSGLTTKRVDIVLSGMTDTAERQKSVTFIDYFTSGPQLYTLAKREEIKELTDLCGKKVGTSRRTTWPSEITAWSKEHCEAAGKPAIVVIGTEGSADARAQLQQNRLDAAMQGSETIPYLMSLDKGKYRPVGLAISKQFTGLGIEKSNTELVTAISEALQGMIEDGTYGKILKKWDLEQGAVEKISINAGQ is encoded by the coding sequence ATGAAAACACTGTTTATCCCCACCTTGCTCGCCGGCCTGATGGCGTCCAGTTGCGTGTTCGCCGCCTTGCCGCAAGCCATCAAGGACAAGGGCGAGATCAGCGCGGCCATCGTGCCGAACTACCCGCCGATGGATTTCAAGGACCCGGCCACCAACACGCTCACCGGTTTTGACTATGACCTGGGCAACGCCTTGGCCGAGCGCCTGGGCGTGAAGATCAAGTGGCAGGAAACCGGCTTCGAGCAGATGCTCAGCGGCCTGACCACCAAGCGTGTGGACATTGTGCTGTCGGGCATGACCGACACCGCCGAGCGCCAGAAGTCGGTGACCTTTATCGACTACTTCACCAGCGGCCCGCAGTTGTACACCTTGGCCAAGCGCGAAGAGATCAAGGAACTGACTGACCTGTGCGGTAAAAAAGTCGGCACCAGCCGTCGTACGACCTGGCCGTCGGAAATTACCGCATGGAGTAAAGAACACTGCGAAGCGGCGGGTAAGCCGGCGATCGTGGTGATCGGCACCGAAGGCTCGGCGGATGCGCGGGCGCAGTTGCAGCAGAACCGGCTGGATGCGGCGATGCAGGGCAGCGAGACGATTCCTTATTTGATGTCGCTGGACAAGGGCAAGTACAGGCCGGTGGGGTTGGCGATTTCCAAGCAGTTCACCGGGCTTGGGATCGAGAAGAGCAATACTGAATTGGTCACGGCAATCAGTGAGGCGTTGCAGGGCATGATTGAGGATGGGACCTATGGCAAGATCCTGAAGAAATGGGATCTGGAGCAAGGTGCCGTCGAAAAAATCAGCATCAATGCCGGCCAGTAA
- a CDS encoding helix-turn-helix domain-containing protein: MQKHRKAIEIEASSGNVYEDIGQPDASEMQVKAQLAAKIGEILKTRNLTQSQASMILGLSQPKVSEMLRGKFRGISEAKMLECLSLLGRDVQIVISAAPACRVQGRIEVLFA, encoded by the coding sequence ATGCAAAAGCATCGCAAGGCGATTGAAATCGAAGCAAGCAGCGGCAATGTCTATGAGGATATTGGCCAGCCTGACGCCAGCGAAATGCAGGTCAAGGCACAGCTCGCAGCAAAGATCGGTGAAATTCTCAAAACACGCAATCTCACCCAGTCTCAGGCTTCGATGATCCTTGGCTTATCGCAACCCAAGGTTTCCGAGATGCTTCGAGGAAAGTTCAGAGGCATCAGTGAGGCCAAGATGCTTGAGTGCTTGTCGCTATTAGGTCGTGATGTGCAAATCGTTATAAGTGCAGCTCCCGCTTGTCGTGTTCAAGGACGTATTGAAGTGCTGTTTGCTTGA
- a CDS encoding MFS transporter — translation MATYSLVIRRLMICSVTIVVSRAMTSPLLALLLSTRLGLNQQDIGLLMGIAVFIATLLGLYGGYIIDRLEKRKLLILAMLSSAIGFLLLTFASDLYLTTLTLVITEAASALFLIGSKAIISENLPVGERAKVFSLRYTLTNVGYATGPMVGVVIAGHMQLAPFLIASAIAFTSVFLMIGIPPTQRDDSHKPLSFLTTLHTLRSDRTLILFTSGSLLSTIVHGRYTLYLSQFLLVAYKPAEALKILSAVLACNAITVIVMQYQVGRFLKREQLRYWIVLGTLLFIAGLVGFSLADSLLGWCVAMFVFTLGEMIIYPCEFLFIDTIAPDALRGSYYGAQNLAAFGGALSPVICGYLLINAAPASMFYALGALTAIGGSLCFVSGRRVAANPTPPAPLL, via the coding sequence GTGGCCACCTACTCCCTGGTAATCCGCCGCCTGATGATTTGCTCGGTGACCATCGTGGTCAGCCGCGCCATGACCAGCCCGTTGCTGGCCTTGCTGCTGAGCACTCGCCTGGGCCTCAACCAGCAGGACATCGGCCTGCTGATGGGCATCGCGGTGTTTATCGCGACCTTACTCGGCCTGTACGGCGGCTACATCATTGATCGCCTGGAAAAACGCAAGCTGCTGATCCTGGCCATGCTCTCCAGCGCCATCGGTTTTCTGTTGCTGACCTTTGCCAGCGACCTTTACCTCACCACCCTGACCCTGGTGATCACCGAAGCCGCGTCGGCGCTGTTCCTGATCGGTTCCAAGGCCATCATCAGCGAAAACCTGCCGGTGGGTGAGCGCGCCAAGGTCTTTTCCCTGCGCTACACCTTGACCAACGTCGGTTACGCCACCGGTCCGATGGTGGGTGTGGTGATTGCCGGGCATATGCAGTTGGCGCCGTTTCTGATCGCCAGCGCGATTGCCTTCACCAGCGTGTTCCTGATGATCGGCATCCCGCCCACCCAGCGCGATGACAGCCACAAGCCCTTGAGTTTCCTCACGACCCTGCACACCTTGCGCAGCGACCGCACGCTGATCCTGTTTACCAGCGGCAGCCTGTTGAGCACCATTGTCCATGGGCGCTATACGCTTTATCTGTCACAGTTCCTGCTGGTGGCCTACAAGCCCGCCGAGGCATTGAAGATTCTGTCTGCGGTGCTGGCCTGCAACGCCATCACCGTGATTGTGATGCAGTACCAGGTCGGCCGTTTTCTCAAGCGTGAGCAACTGCGCTACTGGATCGTGCTGGGCACCTTATTGTTCATCGCCGGGCTGGTCGGTTTCAGCCTGGCCGACAGCCTGCTCGGTTGGTGCGTGGCGATGTTCGTGTTCACCTTGGGCGAGATGATCATCTACCCCTGCGAATTCCTGTTCATCGACACCATCGCCCCGGACGCGCTGCGCGGCAGTTACTACGGCGCGCAGAACCTGGCGGCGTTCGGCGGGGCGCTGAGCCCGGTGATTTGTGGTTATTTGCTGATCAATGCGGCACCGGCCAGCATGTTCTATGCACTGGGGGCGTTGACTGCAATCGGCGGTAGCCTGTGTTTCGTGAGTGGGCGGCGTGTGGCTGCGAACCCAACCCCACCAGCACCACTGCTCTAA
- a CDS encoding HNH endonuclease, translating into MDITKDKTDWSDAELAAAVEAYLKMRAWEKSGQPFNKALENRLLREGPVAGRAKGSIEFRMQNISTVLVRMGWDRIEGYKPAKNVGPGVEQRIRHALAAQGVFESEDAAQTADEQTLIRRASKLQQQTFSKLPDGIAQPQRVSTLSTAFVRDPKVRAWVLKEANGICEGCGSNAPFEVDGLPFLEVHHVKHLAQKGSDRITNAVALCPNCHQRCHRSSDRVAFTEGLYAKIGRLARE; encoded by the coding sequence ATGGACATTACGAAAGACAAAACGGACTGGAGCGACGCGGAGCTGGCAGCGGCGGTTGAGGCTTACCTAAAGATGCGGGCCTGGGAAAAGAGCGGCCAACCTTTCAACAAAGCCCTCGAAAACCGACTTCTGCGTGAAGGCCCGGTGGCAGGCCGTGCGAAGGGCTCCATTGAATTTCGCATGCAAAATATTTCCACCGTGCTGGTCCGTATGGGCTGGGACCGCATCGAGGGTTATAAGCCCGCCAAGAACGTAGGCCCCGGCGTAGAACAACGCATCCGCCACGCCCTCGCCGCACAAGGCGTATTCGAATCCGAAGACGCCGCCCAAACCGCCGATGAGCAAACGCTTATCCGCCGCGCGTCCAAACTGCAGCAGCAAACCTTCTCAAAACTACCGGACGGCATTGCCCAACCGCAGAGAGTATCCACTCTCAGCACAGCTTTCGTTCGCGATCCAAAAGTACGCGCCTGGGTATTAAAAGAAGCCAACGGCATCTGCGAAGGCTGCGGTTCAAACGCGCCGTTCGAGGTCGACGGTTTGCCATTTCTTGAAGTACATCACGTCAAGCACCTGGCCCAGAAGGGTTCGGATCGCATCACCAATGCTGTAGCCTTGTGCCCCAATTGCCATCAGCGTTGTCACCGGTCGAGTGATCGGGTGGCTTTCACCGAAGGGCTTTACGCCAAGATCGGAAGATTGGCACGGGAGTAG
- a CDS encoding HAD-IB family hydrolase, producing the protein MLEAGPVDAKVLSVFDFDGTLTHHDSFVPFLKFAFGTGAFYGRMVKLAVPGLRFLVRQISRDELKAQLIRTFMTGVEKAWVQQKAEEYCQRNWARLMRPAGVLSVEQELGSGAVVTLCSASPALVLQPFADRLGIRLIGTELEVVDGVLTGKLTGNNCRCENKVLRLEAVYGDLGEYRLRAWGDTRGDRELLAAAQDAHFRHFHAKKKRRARLQR; encoded by the coding sequence ATGCTCGAAGCCGGCCCCGTTGACGCCAAAGTACTTTCCGTCTTTGACTTCGACGGCACCCTCACCCACCACGACAGTTTCGTGCCCTTCCTCAAGTTTGCCTTTGGCACTGGCGCGTTTTACGGCCGGATGGTGAAGCTGGCGGTGCCGGGGCTGCGTTTTTTGGTGCGGCAGATCAGCCGGGATGAGTTGAAGGCGCAGTTGATCCGCACCTTTATGACCGGGGTGGAGAAGGCGTGGGTGCAGCAGAAGGCCGAGGAATATTGCCAGCGCAATTGGGCGCGGTTGATGCGCCCGGCGGGCGTGTTGTCGGTGGAGCAGGAGTTGGGTTCGGGGGCGGTGGTGACGCTGTGTTCGGCGTCGCCGGCGTTGGTGTTGCAGCCGTTTGCCGATCGGCTCGGGATCCGCTTGATCGGAACTGAGCTTGAAGTGGTGGACGGGGTGTTGACCGGTAAGCTCACGGGGAATAATTGCCGCTGTGAGAACAAGGTGCTGCGGCTCGAGGCGGTGTATGGGGACCTGGGGGAGTATCGGCTCCGGGCCTGGGGCGATACGCGCGGGGATCGGGAGTTGCTGGCGGCGGCGCAGGATGCGCATTTTCGGCATTTTCATGCGAAGAAGAAAAGGCGGGCTCGGTTGCAGCGGTGA
- a CDS encoding amino acid ABC transporter ATP-binding protein, whose product MRSIVKAVNLNKYYDQYHALRDINIEVEQGEVMCIIGPSGSGKSTLLRCVNQLEKIDKGGLWVDGELVGYRVVGNKLHEMNEVQIARQRLATGMVFQRFNLFPHMTVLQNIIEGPCQVLKRSPKEAIEDALELLARVGLADKRNAYPVELSGGQQQRVAIARALAMRPKLMLFDEPTSALDPELVGEVLSVMRDLASTGMTMIVVTHELGFAREVSNRMVFMDAGQIVEAGSPEDILISPQNPRTQSFISAVRT is encoded by the coding sequence ATGAGAAGCATCGTCAAGGCCGTCAACCTGAACAAGTATTACGACCAGTATCACGCGCTGCGCGACATCAATATCGAGGTCGAGCAAGGCGAAGTGATGTGCATCATCGGCCCGTCCGGCTCGGGCAAAAGCACCCTGCTGCGGTGCGTCAACCAGCTGGAAAAAATCGACAAGGGCGGCCTGTGGGTCGACGGCGAACTGGTGGGTTACCGGGTGGTCGGCAACAAGCTGCACGAGATGAATGAAGTGCAGATCGCCCGCCAGCGCCTGGCCACCGGCATGGTGTTCCAGCGTTTCAATTTGTTCCCGCACATGACCGTGCTGCAAAACATCATCGAAGGCCCGTGCCAGGTGCTCAAGCGCTCGCCCAAAGAGGCCATCGAAGATGCGCTGGAGCTGCTGGCCCGCGTGGGCCTGGCGGACAAGCGCAATGCCTACCCGGTGGAGTTGTCTGGCGGCCAGCAGCAGCGTGTGGCGATTGCCCGCGCGTTGGCGATGCGCCCCAAGCTGATGTTATTCGACGAACCCACGTCAGCCCTCGACCCGGAGCTGGTAGGCGAAGTGCTGTCGGTGATGCGCGATTTGGCCAGCACCGGCATGACCATGATCGTGGTCACCCATGAGTTGGGCTTTGCCCGCGAAGTCTCCAACCGCATGGTGTTTATGGATGCCGGCCAGATTGTGGAAGCCGGCAGCCCCGAAGACATTCTAATAAGCCCACAAAACCCGCGTACCCAAAGCTTTATTTCTGCCGTTCGCACTTAA
- a CDS encoding LysR family transcriptional regulator, which yields METPLSTSGNLPPKPGTRPPLQLSGLDFKLLRVFMAVVEAGGFSAAQNELNVGLAAISKQISDLEIRIGMRLCTRGREGFGLTEEGKLVYQASIELFTSVDSFRDKLSSAQNELIGDLSVGVIDNTVSDVNSPLIAALGKLHSESPKIRLRLHASQLDEIERGVVEGRLIVGIVPVYQRREEFDYFPLYEEKAHAYCAVGHPLFTASDITPHVLRQYEVVNHRYAIHRDKPNFVHHDSQSASASQVEAVAILILTGRFLGFLPQHYAAPLIREGRLRALCPEQVHLNTAFNLILRHNAPRSPMVKAFATALGVDLKAPI from the coding sequence ATGGAAACCCCACTTTCCACTTCTGGAAACCTGCCACCCAAACCCGGCACAAGACCGCCGCTGCAACTGAGCGGGCTGGACTTCAAGTTGCTGCGGGTATTCATGGCCGTGGTCGAGGCCGGCGGTTTCAGTGCCGCGCAAAACGAGCTGAATGTGGGCCTGGCGGCCATCAGCAAACAGATTTCCGACCTCGAGATTCGCATCGGCATGCGCCTGTGCACGCGGGGCCGGGAAGGGTTCGGGCTGACCGAAGAAGGCAAGTTGGTGTATCAAGCGTCCATCGAGTTATTTACCTCGGTGGACAGTTTTCGCGACAAGCTTAGTTCGGCGCAAAATGAACTGATTGGCGACCTTAGTGTGGGCGTTATTGATAACACCGTCTCGGACGTTAATTCCCCGCTAATTGCCGCGCTTGGAAAACTGCACAGTGAATCGCCAAAAATTAGATTGCGCTTGCATGCCTCGCAACTGGACGAAATTGAACGCGGCGTCGTCGAAGGCCGGTTGATCGTCGGCATCGTCCCGGTGTACCAACGCCGCGAGGAATTCGACTATTTCCCCCTGTACGAAGAAAAGGCCCACGCCTACTGCGCCGTAGGACATCCCCTGTTCACCGCGAGCGACATCACCCCGCACGTGCTGCGCCAATACGAAGTGGTCAACCATCGCTACGCCATCCACCGCGACAAGCCCAACTTCGTCCACCACGACAGCCAGTCCGCCTCGGCTTCCCAGGTCGAAGCCGTCGCCATCCTGATCCTCACCGGCCGCTTTCTGGGCTTTCTGCCGCAACACTACGCCGCGCCGTTGATAAGGGAAGGGCGCCTGCGCGCACTGTGCCCTGAGCAGGTTCACCTGAACACCGCGTTCAACCTGATCCTTCGCCACAACGCGCCAAGAAGCCCGATGGTGAAAGCCTTCGCCACGGCGTTGGGCGTAGACCTGAAAGCCCCAATCTAA
- a CDS encoding BRO-N domain-containing protein, with translation MSNHHLFNSPSTQEAAASEPFIAVVFTRHSLHLHTLLLENQPWFCARDLGRLMGWYLDERTTRKLDEDQRRTITLLFHGQPEEMLMISESGAYALLVYHYTPENRLLRSWLTHEVVPTLRDERQPRTVERPLLSMLDWPEMSLNLLHWQDEGWIRLRDMPYLLVNRTHRLRLSKTPWWRKLMQPFRIKQRIC, from the coding sequence ATGTCCAATCACCATTTATTCAACTCGCCGTCGACCCAAGAAGCAGCGGCATCTGAACCTTTTATCGCCGTCGTCTTCACTCGTCACAGTCTCCATTTACATACTCTTCTTCTGGAAAACCAACCCTGGTTCTGCGCCCGCGATCTTGGGCGCTTGATGGGCTGGTATCTAGATGAACGAACAACTCGAAAGCTCGATGAAGACCAGCGAAGAACGATAACCCTGCTGTTCCACGGTCAACCGGAAGAAATGCTGATGATCAGCGAATCCGGCGCGTACGCGCTGCTGGTCTATCACTACACACCGGAGAATCGCCTGTTACGCAGCTGGCTCACTCACGAAGTGGTTCCAACATTGCGAGATGAGCGCCAGCCACGAACGGTAGAGAGACCGTTGTTGAGCATGCTGGATTGGCCGGAGATGTCTTTGAACTTGCTGCATTGGCAGGACGAAGGCTGGATTAGGCTGCGGGATATGCCTTACCTGTTGGTGAACCGGACCCATCGGCTACGGCTCTCAAAAACGCCGTGGTGGCGTAAGCTCATGCAACCTTTCCGAATCAAGCAGCGAATTTGCTGA
- a CDS encoding helix-turn-helix domain-containing protein, whose product MSSLAMSSFVEQQIVLHQFTAKHSVQARAMLGWSREDLAIQAGVAVEAVQQFESQRDVGDETRLALAFRLEAEGLVFFPGFAPGWGMSVKGALPESSTQLAYQTVE is encoded by the coding sequence ATGTCCTCTCTGGCAATGAGCTCTTTCGTAGAACAGCAGATCGTCCTGCATCAATTCACCGCCAAGCACAGCGTGCAAGCCCGCGCGATGCTGGGCTGGAGCCGGGAAGACCTGGCCATCCAGGCAGGCGTGGCGGTGGAGGCGGTTCAACAGTTTGAAAGCCAACGCGACGTGGGCGATGAAACCCGCTTGGCATTGGCCTTTCGGTTGGAGGCCGAAGGGCTGGTGTTTTTCCCGGGGTTTGCGCCGGGGTGGGGGATGAGTGTGAAAGGAGCATTGCCCGAGTCATCCACGCAATTGGCGTATCAGACGGTAGAGTAA
- a CDS encoding type II toxin-antitoxin system RelE/ParE family toxin — protein sequence MEATPVGGRKQKDLQLMPCSVQDVFGFALHLAQEGSRHPQAKALKGFGGNAVLEIVEDFDGSTYRGVYTVRFGSAVYVLHCFQKKSTKGIATTQHDIQLIKQRLKAAQDHAKASQGD from the coding sequence ATGGAAGCCACTCCTGTGGGTGGGCGCAAGCAAAAAGATCTGCAATTAATGCCCTGTTCCGTTCAAGACGTATTTGGCTTCGCGCTGCACCTTGCTCAGGAGGGTAGCAGGCACCCCCAGGCCAAGGCGCTGAAAGGGTTTGGTGGTAATGCGGTTTTGGAGATCGTGGAGGATTTCGATGGCAGCACTTATCGAGGGGTGTACACCGTTCGGTTTGGCTCCGCTGTCTACGTCCTTCACTGCTTTCAGAAGAAGTCGACAAAAGGCATTGCAACAACGCAGCACGATATACAACTGATCAAACAGCGACTCAAGGCGGCGCAGGATCATGCAAAAGCATCGCAAGGCGATTGA
- the argH gene encoding argininosuccinate lyase, whose product MSQPTDRLWGARFKTGPSAALAALSRCPEQYFRLTPYDLAGSRAHARELQRAGLLDESETLRTLEALDRIGDDFAAGRLHPTLDDEDVHTFIERVLTERLGALGGKLRAGRSRNDQTANDLRLFLRDHARTITTQVLGLQQALVEQAEQHVESICPGFTHLQQAQPIVFAHHLLAHAQSMLRDVQRLVDWDARTALSPLGAAAMAGSAIARQPEYSAKEMGYTGPCENSIDAVASRDHVAEFLFVAGMLGVNISRLSEEFCLWSSRQFRWVVLDDAYATGSSIMPQKKNPDIAELARGKAGRLIGNLTGLMSTLKSLPLSYNRDLSEDKHSVLDSVDTLLLVLPAMAGMVATMKVQVDELRRQAPMGFTLATEVADWLATRGVPFKEAHEITGALVQACEKHEIELWEASPAMLAEVDARLLPQVRDCLTLEAAIAARSGWGGTAPERVKEQIGRLKVALAEQRKWADSYQGFRI is encoded by the coding sequence ATGTCCCAGCCTACCGACCGCCTTTGGGGCGCTCGTTTCAAGACCGGTCCGTCTGCGGCATTGGCCGCTCTATCCCGCTGCCCTGAGCAGTATTTTCGCCTCACGCCCTACGATCTCGCCGGCTCGCGTGCCCACGCCCGTGAATTGCAGCGTGCCGGCTTGCTGGATGAGTCGGAGACCCTGCGCACGCTGGAAGCGCTGGACCGTATCGGTGATGACTTCGCCGCCGGCCGCCTGCATCCGACCCTGGATGACGAAGACGTACACACCTTTATCGAACGCGTATTGACCGAGCGCCTGGGCGCCCTGGGCGGCAAGTTGCGCGCCGGGCGTTCACGCAATGACCAGACGGCCAACGACCTGCGCCTGTTCCTGCGTGACCATGCGCGCACCATCACCACGCAGGTGTTGGGTTTGCAGCAGGCGCTGGTCGAGCAGGCTGAACAGCACGTGGAGAGCATCTGCCCAGGCTTTACCCATTTGCAGCAAGCGCAGCCGATTGTGTTCGCCCACCACTTGCTGGCCCATGCGCAGTCGATGCTGCGCGATGTGCAGCGCCTGGTGGATTGGGATGCGCGCACGGCGTTGTCGCCCTTGGGCGCGGCGGCGATGGCGGGTTCGGCGATTGCGCGCCAGCCGGAGTATTCGGCCAAGGAAATGGGCTACACCGGGCCGTGCGAAAACTCCATCGACGCGGTCGCCAGCCGTGACCATGTGGCGGAGTTCCTGTTTGTGGCGGGCATGCTCGGGGTGAATATTTCGCGGCTGTCGGAGGAATTTTGCCTGTGGTCGTCGCGCCAGTTTCGCTGGGTGGTGCTGGACGATGCCTACGCCACCGGCAGCTCGATCATGCCGCAGAAAAAGAACCCGGACATTGCCGAATTGGCGCGGGGCAAGGCTGGGCGTTTGATCGGTAATTTGACCGGGTTGATGTCGACGCTCAAGTCGTTGCCGCTGTCGTACAACCGCGACTTGAGTGAAGACAAGCACAGCGTGTTGGACAGCGTGGACACCTTGCTGCTGGTGTTGCCGGCGATGGCCGGGATGGTGGCGACCATGAAGGTGCAGGTCGACGAGCTGCGCCGGCAGGCGCCGATGGGCTTTACCTTGGCGACCGAGGTGGCGGATTGGTTGGCAACCCGAGGTGTGCCGTTCAAGGAAGCCCATGAGATCACCGGCGCTTTGGTGCAGGCCTGTGAGAAGCATGAGATTGAGTTGTGGGAAGCCTCGCCAGCGATGTTGGCTGAGGTGGATGCGCGGTTGCTGCCGCAGGTGCGCGATTGCTTGACCCTGGAGGCGGCGATTGCGGCGCGCAGTGGCTGGGGTGGGACGGCGCCGGAGCGGGTGAAGGAGCAGATTGGACGGTTGAAGGTGGCGTTGGCTGAGCAGCGCAAGTGGGCTGACAGCTATCAGGGGTTTCGGATTTGA